GAGCCCGCGGCGGACGCGTCGCTGGACCTGCTTGCCCAATCGCTTGCGGAGGAAGGCCGCAGGCCCTACGTGATCCATCTCGCCCCCGCCCATCCGCCGCTCGGCGCGCTCGGATACGTGATCGCGGCCGAGGAGACCCTGAAGCAGGCCCGGGACCTCGACCTGGCGTTCGACGCCGTGGTCTGTCCCACGGGCAGCGCCCAGACCCACGCCGGGCTGCTGGTGGGCCTGAGCGCCCTGGGCAAGGAGGTGCCTGTTTACGGCATCTGCGTGCGGCGCGACGCCGGCAGCCAGGCAGCGCGGGTACGTCAAGTGGCGGAGCAACTGGCCTCGATGCTCGAACGGCCGGAGGTGTTCGACGCGGACGACGTCATGGCGTTCGACGGCGTTCTGGCACCGGGTTACGGCCAACTCAACGACGCGGTGCGTGAGGCGGTCGCCCTGGCCGCCCGTCAGGAAGGACTGCTCCTCGACCCGGTCTACACCGGCAAGACGATGGCGGGACTGATCGAACACGTGCGATCCGGCGTGATCGCAGAGGGCAGCCGGGTGCTATTCATCCATTCGGGTGGACTGCCGGCCCTGTTTGCCTACGGAGACAAGCTGGGGAGCTGGCTGTCGGATGTGCCGTGGGGGGAAGGATAGGATTACCGAATACGGAATACACGGCCGTTTGAAACGAAGAGGTAAATGGTGGAATTGCTGCTCAGTTAACGATTCCAGTCCACCGCAT
The genomic region above belongs to Gemmatimonadota bacterium and contains:
- a CDS encoding D-cysteine desulfhydrase family protein; the encoded protein is MPIPLTKAIDKFPRVRLGHAPTPLDPAPRLGAALGIELWIKRDDCTGLAMGGNKVRQLEFPLGEAQSRDADTLLITSAVQSNYVRVAAAAGRQLGMETHIQLEERVPDVDALYRSSGNVLLDRLFGAKLHSFPVGDDEPAADASLDLLAQSLAEEGRRPYVIHLAPAHPPLGALGYVIAAEETLKQARDLDLAFDAVVCPTGSAQTHAGLLVGLSALGKEVPVYGICVRRDAGSQAARVRQVAEQLASMLERPEVFDADDVMAFDGVLAPGYGQLNDAVREAVALAARQEGLLLDPVYTGKTMAGLIEHVRSGVIAEGSRVLFIHSGGLPALFAYGDKLGSWLSDVPWGEG